A part of Vigna radiata var. radiata cultivar VC1973A chromosome 11, Vradiata_ver6, whole genome shotgun sequence genomic DNA contains:
- the LOC106776785 gene encoding ATP-dependent 6-phosphofructokinase 5, chloroplastic, protein MCQSFLTPRTNDFPGNYPLDEDWHGYINDNDRVLLKTIHYSSPTSAGAECIDPGCNWVEQWVHRAGPRGKIYFKPEEVKAAIVTCGGLCPGLNDVIRQIVITLEIYGVTKIVGIPYGYRGFSDQELTELPLSRRVVQNIHLSGGSLLGVSRGGPGVSEIVDSLEERGINMLFVLGGNGTHAGANAIHNECRKRRLKVSIIGVPKTIDNDILLMDKTFGFDTAVEEAQRAINSAYIEAHSAYHGIGIVKLMGRDSGFIAMHASLASGQIDICLIPEVPFNLHGPRGVLSYLKYLIETKGSAVVCVAEGAGQNLLQKTNATDASGNPVFRDIGVYIQQETKKHFKEIGVHADVKYIDPTYMIRACRANASDGIFCTVLAQNAVHGAFAGYSGITVGACNTHYAYFPIPEVIAHPKLVDSNSRMWHRCLTATGQPDFI, encoded by the exons ATGTGTCAGAGTTTTCT AACTCCAAGAACTAACGACTTTCCGGGCAATTATCCTTTGGATGAGGATTGGCATGGATATATAAATGACAATGACAGAGTGCTTCTTAAG ACAATACACTATTCATCACCTACATCTGCTGGCGCGGAGTGCATTGATCCTGGTTGTAATTGGGTTGAACAATG GGTTCATCGAGCTGGACCTCGGGGAAAGATATACTTTAAACCAGAAGAAGTAAAGGCCGCAATTGTAACTTGTGGAGGGCTCTGCCCAGGTCTTAATGATGTCATCAGACAG ATTGTAATCACACTCGAAATATATGGTGTAACAAAGATTGTGGGTATTCCTTATGGTTACCGTGGATTTTCCGACCAAGAGTTGACAGAACTTCCA CTGTCAAGAAGAGTGGTTCAGAATATTCATCTTTCAGGTGGAAGCCTGTTAGGTGTTTCACGTGGAGGACCTGGAGTCAGTGAAATTGTGGACAGTTTGGAG GAAAGAGGGATCAACATGCTCTTTGTGTTGGGTGGAAATGGCACACATGCTGGTGCAAATGCAATTCATAACGAG TGCCGCAAAAGAAGGCTTAAGGTGTCTATAATAGGAGTGCCTAAAACCATAGACAACGATATTTTACTGATGGACAAAACTTTTGGCTTCGATACTGCGGTTGAAGAAGCACAGAGAGCAATAAATTCAGCATACATTGAG GCACATAGTGCATATCATGGAATTGGTATTGTGAAATTGATGGGTCGTGACAGTGGATTCATAGCAATGCATGCTTCCTTAGCCAGTGGACAGATTGACATATGTCTGATTCCTGAG GTTCCTTTCAACTTACATGGACCTAGGGGAGTTTTGAGTTATCTCAAGTACCTTATAGAAACAAAGGGATCTGCTGTAGTCTGCGTGGCAGAGGGAGCTGGACAG AACTTGCTTCAAAAAACTAATGCTACGGATGCTTCTGGAAATCCTGTATTTCGAGACATTGGTGTATATATCCAACAAGAG ACGAAAAAACACTTCAAGGAAATTGGTGTTCATGCAGACGTGAAATATATCGATCCAACATATATGATCCGCGCATGTCGAGCAAATGCTTCTGATGGAATTTTCTGCACTGTGCTTGCACAAAATGCT GTTCATGGTGCATTTGCTGGATATAGTGGCATCACAGTAGGAGCTTGTAATACGCACTATGCTTACTTTCCCATTCCGGAAGTGATAGCTCATCCCAAGTTAGTGGACTCTAACAGTCGAATGTGGCATCGATGTTTGACTGCAACAGGTCAACCCGATTTCATTTGA
- the LOC106776786 gene encoding uncharacterized protein LOC106776786, with protein sequence MLRPPVAGRIPQSSGGWAQAVGRMYALTGAEVASSGNLITSTCLLYGLPCCVLFDSGATHSFISKACVDRLGLTESEMQLDLVVSTSAATEVRTSTVCIICPIEVEGYKFKVNLICLPLQGLEVILGMDWLTTNHILIDCGKKKLIFPSKEEKLSLTLGQVREDIIEGAMCFLFLTHLDMVEGDRSVQREAVGNRSVVKEFLDVFPEEVPGLPPREKLSSLLIWCWEQG encoded by the coding sequence ATGTTGAGGCCTCCAGTTGCTGGAAGAATTCCTCAGAGCAGTGGCGGTTGGGCACAAGCAGTAGGCCGAATGTATGCACTAACGGGAGCTGAAGTGGCCAGTTCAGGTAACCTCATCACCAGCACTTGCTTGTTGTATGGACTGCCTTGCTGTGTGCTGTTTGATTCGGGGGCAACACATTCCTTCATCTCGAAGGCATGTGTTGATAGATTGGGTTTGACCGAGAGTGAGATGCAGCTTGATTTGGTGGTGTCAACCTCAGCAGCCACTGAGGTTAGGACGTCTACTGTATGCATTATATGTCCTATTGAGGTAGAAGGGTACAAGTTTAAGGTAAACCTCATTTGCTTACCTCTTCAAGGCTTAGAGGTAATTTTAGGGATGGATTGGTTAACCACCAATCACATTCTTATTGATTGCggaaagaagaagttgattttTCCAAGTAAAGAAGAGAAGTTATCACTAACGCTCGGTCAAGTGAGAGAGGATATAATTGAAGGTGCCATGTGTTTCCTCTTTTTGACACATTTGGACATGGTTGAAGGAGACCGTTCGGTACAAAGGGAAGCAGTAGGAAATCGTTCGGTTGTTAAGGAATTCCTGGACGTCTTTCCAGAAGAGGTGCCGGGATTACCTCCCCGAGAGAAGTTGAGTTCTCTATTGATCTGGTGTTGGGAGCAGGGCTAG